A single genomic interval of Halorubrum aethiopicum harbors:
- a CDS encoding sensor histidine kinase encodes MTGATDVSVLYVNDDPDLRELVARRLEREEDRVDVRTAESVDAAERVRSRHDVDCIVSDHHMTGRTGLDYLRSVREDDDGIPFVLFTETGDEEVASEAISAGVTDYVIHRAIGDPSPLLARKVLSAVDHERTQRRIDRTSRQLRSVAEATDDALWIFSADWRELHFINSAYESVFGQPVEELRSEPRSFLERIHPDDVDRVERAMGRASEGEYVRIEYRVNTSAELQSWVESRCTPVTDQRGDVDFISGFSRDITDRKYYEASLVEKNEQLEQFASTVAHDLRNPLNVADGNVDLARENREDPRLETAARALAKMGDLIDDLLALAKEGAAIDERSPIAFESLVRSASENLLLPETTLEIVGSGTLRCDPDRTEEALENLFRNALDHGGESVTVTAGVLEAGNGFYVEDDGPGIPPSEREAVFERGHTTSEHGTGFGLAIVDQIVTAHGWEIEIATGSDGGARFEITGTDLETADGDDPAAAGSGP; translated from the coding sequence ATGACCGGAGCGACGGACGTCTCCGTACTCTACGTCAACGACGACCCCGATCTCCGCGAGCTGGTCGCTCGGCGGCTCGAGCGCGAGGAGGACCGGGTCGACGTTCGGACGGCGGAGTCGGTCGACGCGGCGGAGCGGGTTCGCTCGCGTCACGACGTCGACTGTATCGTGAGCGACCACCACATGACGGGCCGGACTGGTCTCGACTACCTCCGGTCGGTCCGCGAGGACGACGACGGGATCCCGTTCGTGCTCTTCACCGAGACGGGCGACGAGGAGGTCGCGAGCGAGGCCATCTCCGCGGGCGTCACCGACTACGTCATCCACCGGGCCATCGGCGACCCCTCGCCGCTTCTGGCGCGGAAGGTGCTCTCGGCGGTCGACCACGAGCGAACCCAGCGACGGATCGACCGGACGTCCCGACAGCTCCGGTCCGTCGCCGAGGCGACCGACGACGCGCTGTGGATCTTCTCGGCGGACTGGCGGGAGCTCCACTTCATCAACTCCGCGTACGAGTCCGTCTTCGGACAGCCGGTCGAGGAGCTCCGGTCGGAGCCGCGGTCGTTCCTCGAGCGGATACACCCGGACGACGTGGACCGCGTCGAGCGGGCGATGGGTCGCGCCTCGGAGGGAGAGTACGTCCGGATCGAGTACCGCGTGAACACCTCCGCGGAGCTCCAGTCGTGGGTCGAGTCGCGGTGTACCCCGGTCACCGACCAACGGGGAGACGTCGACTTCATCAGCGGGTTCAGCCGGGACATCACCGACCGGAAGTACTACGAGGCGAGCCTCGTCGAGAAGAACGAGCAGTTGGAGCAGTTCGCGTCGACGGTCGCGCACGACCTGCGTAACCCCCTGAACGTCGCCGACGGGAACGTCGACCTCGCGAGGGAGAACCGCGAGGATCCGCGCCTCGAGACCGCCGCTCGGGCGCTCGCGAAGATGGGCGATCTCATCGACGATCTGCTCGCGCTCGCGAAGGAGGGAGCGGCGATCGACGAGCGGTCGCCGATCGCGTTCGAGTCGCTGGTCCGGTCCGCGAGCGAGAACCTCCTCCTGCCGGAGACGACCCTCGAGATCGTCGGATCGGGAACGCTCCGGTGTGACCCGGATCGGACCGAGGAGGCACTGGAGAACCTGTTTCGCAACGCCCTCGATCACGGCGGCGAGTCCGTGACCGTCACCGCGGGCGTGCTCGAGGCGGGGAACGGGTTCTACGTCGAGGACGACGGGCCGGGAATCCCCCCGTCCGAGCGCGAGGCCGTCTTCGAACGGGGCCACACCACGTCCGAACACGGAACCGGGTTCGGGCTCGCGATCGTCGATCAGATCGTCACGGCACACGGGTGGGAGATCGAGATCGCGACGGGGTCCGACGGCGGTGCCCGGTTCGAGATCACCGGCACCGACCTCGAGACGGCCGACGGCGACGACCCCGCGGCGGCGGGCTCCGGGCCGTAG
- a CDS encoding ornithine cyclodeaminase family protein yields the protein MQTLLLNGDDVDENARMDRVIEAVEGAFAAYERGDAQMPPKSYIDLPEYNGDFRSMPAYMDAGDWDAAGIKWVNVHTDNPADHDLPTVMGTMIYSDPETAFPLAIMDGTELTMKRTGAAAAVATDHLAVPDASSMGIVGAGVQAYTQLEAIAAVRDIEEVVVSDLDEERVANFIDAFEDRFDVRAGSISEAGHCDVLSTVTPVEDPIVGPDDVGEHTHVNAMGADAEGKHELADDLLLDATVVIDDHAQCTHSGEINVPYAAGVLGDDDIYGEIGEIVVGNRAGRAGARGTGDEGVTGVTVFDSTGLAIQDVAAARVVYEEADDNDNGYPFDLLGLAE from the coding sequence ATGCAGACGCTGCTGCTCAACGGCGACGACGTCGACGAGAACGCGCGGATGGATCGCGTCATCGAGGCGGTCGAGGGCGCGTTCGCCGCCTACGAGCGCGGCGACGCCCAGATGCCGCCGAAGTCGTACATCGACCTCCCGGAGTACAACGGCGACTTCCGGTCGATGCCCGCCTACATGGACGCGGGCGACTGGGACGCCGCCGGGATCAAGTGGGTGAACGTCCACACGGACAACCCCGCCGACCACGACCTCCCGACCGTGATGGGGACGATGATCTACTCGGACCCGGAGACCGCCTTCCCGCTCGCGATCATGGACGGGACGGAGCTCACGATGAAGCGGACCGGCGCGGCCGCCGCGGTCGCCACCGACCACCTCGCGGTCCCGGACGCGAGCTCGATGGGGATCGTCGGCGCGGGCGTCCAGGCGTACACGCAGCTCGAGGCGATCGCCGCGGTGCGCGACATCGAGGAGGTCGTCGTGAGCGACCTCGACGAGGAGCGCGTGGCGAACTTCATCGACGCCTTCGAGGACCGCTTCGACGTGCGCGCGGGCTCCATCTCGGAGGCGGGCCACTGCGACGTGCTCTCGACGGTGACCCCCGTCGAGGACCCGATCGTCGGCCCCGACGACGTGGGCGAGCACACCCACGTCAACGCGATGGGTGCCGACGCCGAGGGCAAACACGAGCTGGCCGACGATCTCCTTCTCGACGCGACGGTCGTCATCGACGACCACGCGCAGTGTACCCACTCCGGCGAGATCAACGTCCCGTACGCCGCGGGCGTCCTCGGCGACGACGACATCTACGGCGAGATCGGCGAGATCGTCGTCGGGAACCGCGCGGGACGGGCGGGTGCCAGAGGGACGGGCGACGAGGGCGTGACCGGCGTCACCGTCTTCGACTCGACCGGCCTCGCGATCCAGGACGTCGCGGCAGCCCGCGTCGTCTACGAGGAGGCCGACGACAACGACAACGGCTACCCGTTCGACCTGCTCGGCCTCGCGGAGTAG
- a CDS encoding dihydrofolate reductase, with the protein MRLVSVAAVAENGVIGSDGEVPWPHIEADVRQYRERVADSPVILGRRTFDSMRDDLPGSRQIVVSRSVSSVDVPTAVVVDGVEAAIEAAREIVADAGESADDAESGSRPDETDLVAGEADPVTDDLDPIPPRSTGPAAADDAVYVLGGGAIYGLFQPHLDGMALSHVKGSYDGDTRYPEWDETEWEVAAETDHDRFTLREWRRRPASD; encoded by the coding sequence ATGCGACTCGTCAGCGTCGCGGCGGTGGCGGAAAACGGCGTCATCGGGAGCGACGGCGAGGTCCCCTGGCCGCATATCGAGGCCGACGTCCGCCAGTACCGCGAGCGCGTCGCGGACTCCCCCGTCATCCTCGGACGGCGCACCTTCGACTCGATGCGCGACGACCTCCCCGGGAGCCGCCAGATCGTGGTGAGCCGGAGCGTGTCGTCCGTCGACGTACCGACCGCGGTCGTCGTCGACGGCGTCGAGGCGGCGATCGAGGCGGCTCGAGAGATCGTCGCAGACGCCGGGGAGTCCGCGGACGACGCCGAAAGCGGTTCGAGGCCGGACGAGACCGACCTGGTCGCGGGCGAAGCGGACCCGGTCACGGACGATCTCGACCCGATTCCGCCGCGATCGACGGGACCTGCCGCGGCCGACGACGCCGTCTACGTCCTCGGCGGCGGGGCGATATACGGGCTGTTCCAGCCGCACCTCGACGGAATGGCGCTCAGCCACGTGAAGGGGAGCTACGACGGGGACACGCGGTACCCGGAGTGGGACGAAACGGAGTGGGAGGTGGCCGCGGAGACCGACCACGACCGGTTCACGCTGCGGGAGTGGCGGCGGCGGCCGGCGAGCGACTGA
- a CDS encoding 23S rRNA (uridine(2552)-2'-O)-methyltransferase — MTDRDMYYNRSKQQGYRSRASYKLKQLDEEADLLSPGDTVVDLGAAPGGWLQVAAEAVGEAGTVVGVDLQRIDDLEEHDVETIRGDMTEERTRHYLREAVGEGGADVVVSDMAPNMTGEYSLDHARSVHLARQAFDVAEELLAPGGDFVVKVFQGEDLDAFRDEVAGEFQYVRTVSPPASRDSSSEVYLVAKGLTAAPVEEGDRIEVTVEEVGDEGDGIAYVEGYSLFVGDAAPGETLEVVVTDVKPRFGFAERVEE, encoded by the coding sequence ATGACAGACCGGGATATGTACTACAACCGATCGAAACAGCAGGGGTACCGGAGCCGCGCCTCCTACAAGCTGAAACAGCTCGACGAGGAGGCGGACCTCCTCTCGCCGGGCGACACCGTCGTCGACCTCGGAGCCGCGCCGGGCGGCTGGCTCCAGGTGGCCGCGGAGGCCGTCGGCGAGGCCGGCACCGTCGTCGGCGTCGACCTCCAGCGCATCGACGACCTCGAGGAGCACGACGTGGAGACGATCCGCGGCGACATGACGGAGGAGCGCACCCGCCACTACCTGCGCGAGGCGGTCGGCGAGGGCGGCGCGGACGTCGTCGTGAGCGACATGGCCCCCAACATGACCGGCGAGTACTCGCTGGATCACGCCCGCTCGGTCCACCTCGCCCGCCAGGCGTTCGACGTGGCCGAGGAGCTGCTCGCGCCCGGCGGCGACTTCGTCGTGAAGGTGTTCCAGGGCGAGGACCTCGACGCGTTCCGCGACGAGGTCGCCGGGGAGTTCCAGTACGTCCGGACCGTCTCGCCGCCCGCCTCGCGCGACTCCTCCTCCGAGGTGTACCTCGTCGCCAAGGGGCTCACCGCCGCCCCCGTCGAGGAGGGCGACCGGATCGAGGTCACCGTCGAGGAGGTTGGCGACGAAGGCGACGGCATCGCGTACGTCGAGGGGTACTCGCTGTTCGTCGGCGACGCCGCCCCCGGTGAGACCCTCGAGGTGGTCGTCACCGACGTCAAGCCTCGGTTCGGCTTCGCCGAGCGAGTCGAGGAGTGA